In Truepera sp., the sequence GTGGGCGAGCCCATCATCGAGCGCTGGTGCGTGATCGCCACCGACGAGCTGGTCGAACCGGACCTCGAGATCCCCAGCGGTGCCGGCGCCGCGCCGCTGCGCTACCGGGCCGTAGCGGCCGCCGGCACCGACTACCAGGCCCCGGTGGAGCACCTGCAGCGGCTCATGCGCGAGGCCGAGGGCCGGCTCGCGTCGAACCTCCGCATCCGCATGGCCGAGGTGGACGGCGCGGATCCAAGGGGCGGCACCTCCATCCTGATCTGCGACGGCCCCCGCCCCTTCGTCGGCGCCGACGCGCGCGTCGTGGGTTACCTGAAGACCGTGCAGCGCCAGCGCCTGCCGGGGGCCGCCTTCGAGGTGGTAAAGCGGCTGGAGGAGGGCGAGCGTTCGCCCATCTACCTGGTGGGGCAGGGCGGCAACGCGCGCTTCGAGTGGTACGTGCGCTTGCGCGACCCGCGCCCGTGGCTTCACTCGCTGGCCGGCAGCGTGCGCCTCCAGGCCCACGCCGGCGAGCGGCCCGCTGAGCTGTTGGCCGCCGCGCAGGGCGTGGCCGACTGGAGCGCGGAGCACCTACCCCGCTTCGGCACGCGCGCGCACCAGGACCCCCGCGCGCCGCAACAACTGCTGCCCGTGCACGCGTTGGAGGAGACGCTGCGCCGCCGGCTTGGCAGTGCGCCCCTGCTGCGCCGCCGCATCGAGGTGGCGCTGGCCGAGGGGGTGGCGGCTCATGCCTGAGCGGTCCGCGCCGCTCGGACGCGTGCTCGGCACCGAGGACGCGACGCCGGTGGCGTTCTGGTTCGTGGTTCAGCCGGGCCGCAAGGTGCGGCTCGATGACGTCGTCATGGTCCGCACCGCCGACCCCACCGAACCGGACCCCGGCGTGGCGGGCGAAGCGGTCGGCGGCCAACCGACCCTTCCTGGGGGGCGGGGGGTTACGTTCTACGGCGTCGTCGACCAGGTGAGGCGGCGGCACGAGGGGCTGCAGTTCGAGGGCGACACGAACCTCGTGGCCGAGGGCCTCATGCCGGCAGCCGAGAGCTACGCCGCGCACGTGCTGGTCACGCGCCTCGAGCCCGAGGAGTTCCTGCCGCCGGCGCCGGGCGACCCCGTGCTAGCGGCTACCGGTGAGGCGTTGGAGCGGGCGCTCTACGTCGACGGCATGTCCGCCCGCCTCGGCGCCGGGCTGCTGCGCAGCGGCGACCCTGCCTACCTGAACCTCGACTTCGTCGACGGCACCCGCGGCGCTCACGTCAACATCTCGGGCATCTCGGGCGTGGCCACCAAGACGAGCTACGCCCTCTTCCTGCTCTACTCGCTGTTCCACGACCGGTCGGGCCGCGACGGCAAGCCACTCCTCAAGGACCCGGGCTCGGCCCGGGCGGTCGTGTTCAACGTCAAGGGTGAAGACCTGCTCTTCATCGACCAACCCAACCGGCGGGTGGCGGAGGAGGAGGCGCAGTGGATGAGCCGCAACGGCGCCTCCAGGGGCCGTTACGAAGCACTCGGGCTGCACGCGGGCCCCTTCGAGAGCTGCGCGCTTCACGCCCCACCGCAGGCCACGCCGGGGGGCACGCTCGTGGCCGACGTGCAGCAGCGCGACGGCGTTAGCCCGTTCGTGTGGACCCTCCGCCAGTTCTGCCTCGAGCGCATGCTGCCCTTCGCGTTCGCCGACGTGAGCAGCATGTCGCAACTGGAGTTCTTGCTGCAGCACGTGGAGGAGCGCCTCCATCAGCTGGCCCGCGCTCAGGGGGGCACGGCCGCCGCCCTGGAGGTGCCCGAGCGACTGCCCGGGGACGACGCCTCCAGGCGCGCGCGCGCCGAGAAGTCGGCGCAACGCATCGACGAGGCGGAGGGACTGA encodes:
- a CDS encoding ATP-binding protein, whose amino-acid sequence is MPERSAPLGRVLGTEDATPVAFWFVVQPGRKVRLDDVVMVRTADPTEPDPGVAGEAVGGQPTLPGGRGVTFYGVVDQVRRRHEGLQFEGDTNLVAEGLMPAAESYAAHVLVTRLEPEEFLPPAPGDPVLAATGEALERALYVDGMSARLGAGLLRSGDPAYLNLDFVDGTRGAHVNISGISGVATKTSYALFLLYSLFHDRSGRDGKPLLKDPGSARAVVFNVKGEDLLFIDQPNRRVAEEEAQWMSRNGASRGRYEALGLHAGPFESCALHAPPQATPGGTLVADVQQRDGVSPFVWTLRQFCLERMLPFAFADVSSMSQLEFLLQHVEERLHQLARAQGGTAAALEVPERLPGDDASRRARAEKSAQRIDEAEGLTFEALGAASASGSGQKLTTFAELVDYLQFKLLDEGADDGDVERGGERSGGDPSWTARQSRGTREAFIRRLRGAQKHLSRLIRGDLGARALEAARLDVLGSQKQVHVIDIHQLAPLAQMFVVGVTLRGLFAAKEAGHRGKLFVVLDELNKYAPAEGSSPIKDVLLDIAERGRSLGVILIGAQQTASEVERRIVGNAAVRVAGRLDAAEAERSEYRFMPASTRARTTILAPGTMILHQPDVPTPVLVTFPFPAWATRAEERDTRVSDEEAGGLLL